In Trichoplusia ni isolate ovarian cell line Hi5 chromosome 7, tn1, whole genome shotgun sequence, a single genomic region encodes these proteins:
- the LOC113495982 gene encoding uncharacterized protein LOC113495982, with protein MTRKFLFCFPLRVGNIIFGYIVILIAIATAAFHLYQLGLNVTNNYYEKDGKFRNFENLESIFGSTRDSLESIIVLTYYLSYIAIGLMLFLFAIMFTCGAYRANYCLVTTFFVYSFFHLFFTIILIVWEALTAGWIQLGLIALSDLLLIVCLFSVKYLMEAIRTGNIYSHPGEVYYKY; from the exons ATGACGAGAAAGTTTCTATTCTGTTTCCCCCTCCGAGTGGGGAATATTATATTCGGATACATCGTTATA cTAATAGCAATAGCAACAGCGGCGTTCCACTTGTACCAACTCGGCTTGAACGTGACAAACAACTATTACGAGAAGGATGGCAAGTTCAGAAACTTCGAGAATTTGGAGAGCATCTTCGGGTCCACGAGAGACTCGCTCGAAAGCATAATCGTGCTCACTTACTATCTCTCGTACATCGCTATAGGATTGATGCTCTTCCTATTTGCTATTATGTTTACATGCGGCGCTTATAGG GCGAACTACTGTCTGGTGACGACGTTCTTCGTGTACAGTTTCTTCCACCTATTCTTCACGATTATACTAATAGTGTGGGAGGCGCTCACTGCCGGCTGGATACAGCTGGGGTTGATTGCCCTGTCCGACC TGCTCCTGATAGTTTGTCTGTTCAGCGTCAAATATCTGATGGAAGCAATCCGGACAGGGAACATCTACAGTCACCCCGGAGAAGTTTactataaatactaa
- the LOC113495981 gene encoding uncharacterized protein LOC113495981, translating into MRITVRFLVFCGVALAHVAADSEDPTQIEKYDKKIKTYQLDVPGKDPITIIENTSNAKNLEDKWEDMTFKHSDKDDIEIKNLMTHIVHDFDGNRPRCYGPSCQDGYNNEEEEALDEDILTADKLKDYGDFPRDRLQAITALAAKLKKDKLKADRLSSMNSEANDDENNGKVYTTWNRLKVKQHKHPYDDKDGWVSLEPVAWSTSKISKWKPNVKKQKPNHWNDDDDRFPSDDRFHSDDRYYNDDRYQSDERPNSYDRFPTQEPNNNYNYKPQKKPTTRPGYINNKLHMASEYESEVPSKPTWAKPGHQASYPLTWAPDEGRRPHKPNCDNNQETYADDDAVYYGMSDSVVTDHRPPNFPYEYEALHQSASSMQKRPYRRPTQVVYSGGSDYDNDRISRPPHGDGQWVLLSTTKGYRNKKRQRSLNPPADDRSDVSTMTSHQAVALTVLPVDKAHTNMTTSHGGMLEVEKSFQTVEEAKRDMDKKHDLDVAMTQFRPVVNKHRLLKRKIVSNVAPDSSTLLAAVGAGMVPATMAMVVPMMLGRRKREIRTPELQLENLLYEYRR; encoded by the coding sequence ATGAGAATAACAGTGCGCTTTTTAGTTTTCTGTGGGGTTGCCCTTGCGCATGTTGCCGCGGACTCCGAAGACCCAACACAGATTGAAAAgtatgacaaaaaaattaaaacataccaATTAGATGTTCCTGGAAAGGATCCAATCACAATTATAGAAAATACATCAAATGCCAAAAATCTGGAAGATAAATGGGAAGATATGACTTTTAAACACAGCGATAAGGAtgatatagaaattaaaaatttaatgacaCATATTGTGCATGACTTCGACGGAAATCGTCCGAGATGTTATGGTCCTTCATGCCAGGATGGATACAACAATGAAGAAGAGGAGGCGCTGGATGAAGACATCTTGACTGCAGACAAACTTAAAGATTATGGAGACTTCCCACGTGATCGTTTACAAGCGATAACTGCTTTGGCTGCAAAACTAAAAAAGGATAAACTGAAAGCAGATCGCCTTTCATCGATGAACAGTGAAGCTAATGACGACGAAAATAACGGCAAAGTGTATACAACTTGGAATCGGTTGAAAGTTAAGCAACACAAGCATCCTTACGATGACAAAGATGGATGGGTGAGCCTAGAGCCGGTGGCATGGTCTACaagtaaaatatcaaaatggaaACCCAATGTCAAGAAACAGAAACCTAACCActggaatgatgatgatgatagattCCCAAGTGATGATAGATTCCACAGTGACGATAGGTATTACAATGATGACCGATATCAAAGTGACGAGAGACCAAATAGTTACGACAGATTCCCTACTCAAgaaccaaataataattacaactaCAAACCCCAGAAAAAACCTACAACTAGACCTGGATATATCAACAATAAGCTGCACATGGCTTCCGAATATGAGTCTGAAGTACCATCAAAGCCTACATGGGCTAAACCAGGTCATCAAGCAAGTTACCCTTTAACATGGGCTCCGGATGAAGGCAGGCGGCCACATAAACCAAACTGTGATAATAACCAGGAAACTTACGCTGATGACGACGCAGTCTACTATGGAATGTCTGACTCTGTAGTAACTGATCATCGACCTCCGAACTTTCCTTATGAATACGAAGCTCTTCACCAATCAGCGAGTTCAATGCAAAAACGCCCTTACAGAAGACCCACCCAAGTAGTTTATTCTGGAGGCTCCGATTATGATAATGACCGTATCTCTCGCCCTCCTCATGGTGATGGTCAATGGGTACTACTATCAACTACTAAAGGATACAGAAACAAAAAACGGCAGCGTTCTCTAAACCCCCCTGCTGATGACCGCTCGGATGTATCAACCATGACGTCACACCAAGCTGTAGCTCTGACTGTACTGCCCGTTGATAAAGCTCACACTAATATGACGACTTCACATGGAGGTATGTTAGAAGTGGAAAAGAGTTTTCAAACTGTCGAGGAAGCAAAACGTGATATGGACAAGAAGCATGACCTAGATGTTGCTATGACGCAGTTTAGGCCTGTGGTGAATAAACATCGACTACTGAAGAGGAAGATAGTGTCTAACGTGGCTCCCGACAGTTCTACTTTATTAGCCGCAGTAGGAGCTGGTATGGTACCTGCGACCATGGCCATGGTAGTCCCTATGATGCTAGGCAGACGTAAAAGGGAAATAAGAACACCAGAATTACAATTAGAGAATTTATTATATGAATACAGAAGATAG